The Streptomyces spororaveus genome includes a region encoding these proteins:
- a CDS encoding DUF4304 domain-containing protein, protein MTPLDLLVKQHVAPVMKAAGFKKSGRTFRLTASNGDQAVLGFARHNIDPDAAVFEVGYRIVPAPYWEWIDRHSAIGSARAPIAFGPAVLVGSVIPPTQAAHAPDPAMSFRERWALREDNRLACGEALATVLHEEAVPQIVHLLDRGNLLQECRHPALPVVRLVPLTRVEILLRVDDAPYEEIESLLADVQLASPHDDFITWTRQRLTARNAVQPAATRS, encoded by the coding sequence ATGACACCGCTGGACCTGTTGGTCAAGCAGCATGTGGCCCCAGTGATGAAAGCGGCTGGCTTCAAGAAGTCCGGCCGCACCTTCCGCCTGACCGCGAGTAACGGTGACCAAGCCGTTCTTGGGTTCGCCCGTCACAACATAGACCCTGATGCGGCCGTCTTCGAGGTCGGCTACCGCATCGTGCCGGCGCCGTACTGGGAGTGGATTGACCGGCACTCGGCCATCGGCAGCGCACGAGCCCCCATCGCCTTCGGCCCCGCAGTGCTCGTCGGCAGCGTGATCCCGCCGACTCAAGCAGCGCATGCTCCGGACCCCGCGATGTCGTTTCGTGAGCGCTGGGCCCTGCGTGAGGACAACCGCCTCGCCTGCGGCGAGGCCCTGGCGACGGTCCTGCATGAGGAAGCCGTCCCGCAGATCGTCCATCTTCTCGATCGCGGCAATCTCCTGCAGGAGTGCCGCCACCCGGCCCTGCCGGTCGTGCGACTCGTGCCGCTCACGAGAGTGGAGATCCTCCTTCGAGTTGATGACGCTCCGTATGAGGAGATCGAATCTCTCCTGGCCGACGTGCAGTTGGCCAGCCCGCACGACGACTTCATCACCTGGACGCGCCAACGGCTGACAGCAAGAAATGCTGTACAACCAGCGGCCACGCGCTCATGA
- a CDS encoding DUF6924 domain-containing protein, with the protein MPLPQPDDLTSLVLRTDFGDEGAWDAVKAALDAAGEYRHATYVSQLRFAGVGVQTLLAEEDAADEDDQIVYMFLADAVTMNDPAHPLLAVDLSDEPGRTFRVTARWFPDISANLSIANMDFADFADAADGSGTFRGFDEG; encoded by the coding sequence ATGCCTCTGCCTCAGCCCGATGATCTGACCTCACTGGTCCTGCGCACCGACTTCGGTGACGAGGGAGCCTGGGATGCGGTCAAAGCCGCACTCGACGCGGCCGGCGAGTACCGCCATGCCACGTATGTGAGCCAGCTTCGCTTCGCGGGTGTGGGGGTCCAGACCTTGTTGGCCGAAGAGGATGCAGCGGATGAAGACGACCAGATCGTCTACATGTTTCTCGCGGACGCGGTCACGATGAACGATCCCGCTCACCCACTGCTGGCCGTGGACCTCTCGGACGAGCCCGGGCGGACGTTCAGGGTCACCGCTCGATGGTTTCCTGACATCTCAGCCAACCTCAGCATCGCCAACATGGACTTTGCGGACTTCGCCGACGCCGCTGACGGATCAGGGACCTTCCGCGGCTTTGACGAGGGCTGA
- a CDS encoding peptidase inhibitor family I36 protein translates to MSSFHTRLTAVGMALLGAVALAGPADASIRSAAPASASATSDRAHADFSAQARAAGLDDSRAAELQRRIDTELATAGGRQVAANKIDLDGKGVLVLPLPGEKRARDLNAQDAAGAFADPCKRGWVCLYPQPNYEGRMWGLYDCYKVSIGYTGTGSWYNNQPSNYHVKFYGHDGNLGWTSPGGPVGDPNAPWDWVGYVKPC, encoded by the coding sequence GTGTCCTCGTTCCACACACGCCTGACGGCGGTGGGTATGGCGCTCCTCGGCGCAGTGGCCCTCGCGGGCCCGGCCGACGCGAGCATCCGTTCCGCAGCTCCCGCCTCCGCCTCCGCCACGAGCGACCGCGCACACGCCGACTTCTCGGCACAGGCCCGGGCCGCGGGTCTGGACGACAGCCGGGCGGCGGAACTCCAGCGCCGGATCGACACCGAACTGGCCACCGCCGGCGGCCGGCAAGTGGCCGCAAACAAGATCGATCTCGACGGCAAGGGCGTCCTGGTCCTGCCCCTCCCCGGCGAGAAGCGTGCCCGGGACCTGAACGCCCAGGATGCCGCGGGGGCGTTCGCCGATCCCTGCAAGCGGGGCTGGGTGTGCCTGTACCCCCAGCCCAACTACGAAGGCAGGATGTGGGGGCTGTACGACTGCTACAAGGTCTCCATCGGGTACACCGGCACCGGATCCTGGTACAACAACCAGCCCTCCAACTATCACGTGAAGTTCTACGGCCACGACGGCAACCTCGGCTGGACCTCCCCCGGCGGCCCCGTCGGTGACCCGAACGCGCCCTGGGACTGGGTCGGCTACGTAAAGCCCTGCTGA
- a CDS encoding MFS transporter, with protein sequence MTLAEPPTTARPLATYGVVLGSRHVVRLLGGTLIGRLPNSMVPVGLVLWITGGGGTLAFAGTLAALYGLASALSQPVKGRLMDRYGQTRVSTPAVLLNAGCLAALPLIRACGHPAAVTGVVGLAGLVTPPLEAGLRALWPTVLPDFGRRRVVQALDTGSQGLLYIAGPLLASWLATTHGPDTALAATAALGLVGTAVVLTAAPSQAWRPASGVTERGRLMSVGLVLLLTAMAGTGFAFGAMNVWAAGMAATHGQAMLCGLLPAVFSTGSFLGSLIYARRAWPGTTKSQLITTSALFLLGWSPLLAQPDPRTALALAAIPGLFFTLIITNGFHTVDALASVSRTTEGYSWLILSVGTGQAAGTAFAATLAAHPDVLAALPTGGAATALTILVLARRKLGPGRRLGRHRRTRQEGHPRRTPPPTRWRAVGTRSLLSASTGCERALRALAGHARGNRRRRRRGPLDHPAARLPYRAHGLL encoded by the coding sequence TTGACCCTGGCAGAACCCCCGACCACGGCCCGGCCGCTCGCCACATACGGCGTCGTACTGGGCAGCCGACACGTTGTCCGCCTGCTCGGCGGCACTCTGATCGGGCGCCTGCCCAACTCCATGGTTCCGGTGGGGCTCGTCCTGTGGATCACCGGCGGCGGGGGGACCCTGGCCTTCGCCGGAACGCTCGCCGCTCTCTACGGACTGGCTTCCGCGCTGTCCCAGCCGGTCAAAGGCAGGCTGATGGACCGTTACGGTCAAACCCGGGTGTCGACACCCGCGGTGCTGCTCAACGCCGGCTGCCTGGCAGCGCTCCCCTTGATCCGGGCGTGCGGGCACCCCGCGGCGGTGACCGGGGTGGTCGGGCTCGCGGGTCTGGTCACACCTCCGCTTGAGGCAGGGCTTCGGGCACTTTGGCCGACAGTCCTGCCCGACTTCGGGCGGCGCCGAGTCGTCCAAGCCCTCGACACCGGCTCGCAGGGACTCCTTTACATCGCCGGCCCCCTGCTCGCCTCGTGGCTGGCAACCACGCACGGGCCCGACACCGCCCTGGCCGCGACCGCCGCCCTCGGGCTGGTGGGCACGGCGGTCGTCCTGACCGCCGCACCATCGCAGGCCTGGCGCCCTGCCTCCGGCGTGACGGAAAGAGGACGGCTGATGAGCGTCGGCCTGGTCCTGCTGCTCACCGCGATGGCGGGAACGGGGTTCGCGTTCGGAGCGATGAACGTGTGGGCCGCAGGCATGGCCGCCACCCACGGGCAGGCCATGCTCTGCGGACTGCTGCCTGCCGTGTTCTCCACCGGCAGCTTCCTGGGAAGCCTGATCTACGCCCGCCGGGCCTGGCCCGGCACAACCAAATCCCAGCTCATCACCACCAGCGCCCTGTTCCTCCTCGGCTGGTCGCCCCTGCTGGCCCAGCCCGATCCCCGCACAGCCCTCGCCCTCGCGGCAATCCCGGGGCTGTTCTTCACCCTGATCATCACCAACGGCTTCCACACCGTGGACGCGCTCGCCTCCGTCTCCCGTACCACCGAGGGGTACTCCTGGCTGATCCTGTCGGTCGGCACCGGGCAGGCGGCCGGAACCGCGTTCGCCGCAACCCTCGCCGCCCACCCCGATGTGCTCGCGGCGCTCCCCACCGGCGGCGCCGCCACCGCGCTGACGATCCTCGTCCTCGCCCGCCGCAAGCTCGGCCCGGGCCGACGCCTCGGCCGCCACCGGCGTACCCGACAAGAAGGACATCCTCGCCGAACGCCGCCACCGACTCGATGGCGAGCAGTGGGGACGCGCTCGCTGCTCTCGGCGTCGACCGGCTGTGAAAGGGCGCTGCGCGCCCTGGCCGGTCACGCTCGGGGGAATCGGCGTCGCCGCAGGCGAGGGCCGCTGGACCACCCGGCGGCCCGGTTACCGTACCGAGCACATGGCCTTCTCTGA